The Streptomyces phaeolivaceus genome has a window encoding:
- a CDS encoding biotin--[acetyl-CoA-carboxylase] ligase, translating to MTIPPGAQGDPSDGPGESRSDRWSDLDRPPLDSASLRRALVRKEGLWSSLDVVPVIDSTNTDLAARADRLPEGAVLVAEEQRAGRGRLDRIWTAPARSGLFFSVLLKPAEVPVERWGWLPLLTGVAVATGLSRTAGIDTALKWPNDLLVTVDGQERKAGGILAERAGADGVVIGIGINVSLREDELPVPAAGSLALAGAVTTDRDPLLRAVLRSLEDWYGRWRAAGGDPSVSGLQETYAAGCATLGRKVRAELPGDRSVVGEAVAVDGDGRLVLATGEGVREPVGAGDIVHLRAV from the coding sequence ATGACGATCCCACCAGGTGCACAAGGTGACCCGTCCGACGGACCGGGTGAGTCGAGGTCGGACCGATGGTCCGACCTCGACCGGCCGCCCCTCGACTCCGCCTCCCTGCGCCGTGCCCTCGTCCGGAAAGAGGGGCTCTGGAGCTCTCTGGACGTGGTCCCGGTCATCGACTCCACCAACACCGACCTCGCGGCCCGCGCCGACCGTCTGCCCGAGGGCGCGGTGCTCGTCGCCGAGGAGCAGCGGGCGGGGCGCGGGCGGCTCGACCGCATCTGGACCGCGCCCGCGCGCTCCGGCCTGTTCTTCTCCGTCCTCCTCAAGCCGGCGGAGGTGCCCGTCGAGCGCTGGGGCTGGCTGCCGCTCCTCACCGGTGTCGCCGTGGCGACCGGACTGTCCCGGACCGCCGGGATCGATACGGCACTCAAGTGGCCCAACGACCTGCTGGTGACCGTCGACGGGCAGGAGCGCAAGGCCGGCGGCATCCTCGCCGAGCGCGCGGGGGCGGACGGCGTGGTCATCGGTATCGGCATCAACGTCAGCCTCCGGGAGGACGAGCTGCCGGTGCCCGCGGCCGGGTCCCTGGCGCTTGCCGGCGCCGTGACCACGGACCGTGATCCGCTGCTGCGGGCCGTGCTGCGGTCGCTGGAGGACTGGTACGGGCGGTGGCGGGCGGCCGGGGGCGACCCGTCGGTGAGCGGGCTCCAGGAGACCTACGCCGCCGGGTGCGCGACCTTGGGGCGGAAAGTGCGCGCCGAGCTGCCCGGGGACCGGTCGGTCGTGGGGGAGGCCGTGGCGGTGGACGGCGACGGGCGGCTGGTGCTCGCCACCGGGGAGGGCGTGCGGGAGCCGGTGGGAGCCGGGGACATCGTGCACTTGAGGGCCGTGTGA